The Aedes albopictus strain Foshan chromosome 1, AalbF5, whole genome shotgun sequence genomic interval TTGCACACATCGTTGACGAATCTGGACTACGACCGGATCCTGCCAAAATCGAAGCCATTGTCAAGATGCCTGCTCCCAGCGACATTTCCAGTCTACGATCGTTCCTCGGTGCGGTGAATTTCTATGGCAAGTTCGTATCAGAAATGCACCAGACCACTCGACGCGCTTCTCAAGAAGGATGCCAAGTTCGTTTGGAACAACGACTGCCAGAAGTCTTTCCAGAAGTTCAAAGAAGTGCTCCAGTCAGATCTTCTCCTAACGCATTACGACCCGACTCTGGACATCATCGTAGCAGCGGACGCATCCCAGTCAGGAATTGGAGCCTGCAtcatgcacaaatttcccaacgGCGCTCTCAAAGCGGTGGCACATGCACCCCGTTCCCTCACCGATGATGAAAAACGTTACGGACAGGTGGAGAAGGAAGGTCTAGCCCTGGTATTCGCTGTAACGAAGTTCCACCGGATGTTACTTGGACGCAAGTTTACGCTACAAACGGATCATCAGCCACTCTTGAGGATATTTGGATCGAAAAAGGGGATTCCAATCCACACCGCCAATCGCTTACAACGCTGGGCACTGACGCTTCTGTGTTACGATTTTGACATCCAGTATGTATCCACCACCCAGTTCGGAAATGCCGATGTTCTTTCCCGTCTCATCAGCGGTCATTCAAGACCGGAGGAAGATTTCATCATCGCTTCAATTCAACTGGAAGATGACATTGAAGTACCTCTTCAAGAAGCAGTCGGATTACTTCCTGTGACGTTTGACATGGTACGTAGCACTACAACGAATTGCTCCGTTCTCAGGACGCCCTGGAATTGGTAAAGGGATGTGTTATGCTTGGAAACCGGTTGGTGATTCCTGAAACATTGCGAAAACGGATTCTAAAGCAGCTCCATAGAGGACATCCAGGGATGGAAAGGATGAAAGCTCTCGCTAGAAGTCACGTCTACTGGCCCAAGATCGACGACAGCATTTCCGATTACGTCAAGCAGTGCGACAAATGCGCTACTCATTCGAAGACACTTCCGAAAGTTCCTCTTCAATCATGGCCGCTCGCACAATCTCCTTGGGAACGCATTCACATAGATTTTGCTGGTCCAGTCAACGGCCTGCATTTTCTAGTGGTAATCGACGCCTTTTCCAAGTGGCCGGAAATCAGCATTGTACGCTCACCGACCACAGCAGCAGTCATCAATTTCCTGGACGAAGTGTTTGCTCGCTTTGGAGTTCCAATCACCATCGTATCCGACAACGGCACACAATTTTCATCGGTGCAGTTCGCGGAATTCTGCAAGAAGAACGGAATCCAACATTTGAGAATCTCTCCGTATCATCCGCAGTCGAACGGCCAGGCGGAACGCTTTGTAGAAACCTTGAAGACGGCATTGCTCAAGATTAACGAGGGGGAAAAGATCTCCGAATCACTGCAAATCTTCCTTCAAGCCTACAGAACAACCCCAAGTCGTACCCTGAATGGAAAAACTCCGTCTCAGCTGATGATCGGAAGGAACATGCGGACAGTCCTGAGTCTACTCCAACCACGACAGCCGATGACCTCAATCATCAATCAACGACAAAATGACCAGTTCAACCGGAAACATGGCGTAGTACCTAGGAACCTACAAGCTGGTGATGCAGTTTATGCCAACGTCTACCAATCCAATTCAAAATGGAAATGGGCTTCCGGAGTCATTATTGAAGTCATTGGGCAAGtaaacttcaacattctattggacGAATGGCATGGCCGACGGAAGTTGATCCGTTCACATGCCAACCAAATCAAGCATCGCTTTGACGACCAACAACCAACAAAGGAACCAACGGAAAAATCTTCCCTCAACATATTCGTGGACGAGTTTGGGCTGCAGGATAATTTTCAACAAAATGAAGTCACTACCGTTGCTCCTACAGAACCAGCACCAGACCAAGAAGTTTTCATTGATGCCACTGATGATGACGAAGCACTACCAGAAATGGAAGTAAGCCTGCCGGAATCAATTCAGCATCCACAACCTGATGAGGAAGCCTCTACGAGTCGGCCCAGGCGAATGATCCAGATGCCATCTAGACTGGAACCTTTCCTAGTATTCTGGAAATAAGATGGGAGGAATGTTGGAGACTAACATAGTAGCCAACCATCGATCAGTTGTTGTCCAAGCAATCATCGCTCATAGCTTGGAAACCGTAGCAACCACCAATCAACCTAACAACTTGACACTATATAAGTACCGATACCTGTGAACACTATTCATTCTGTACCTACCACTCGAACAATAAAGATTAGTAGTAAAGTACAACaatagcgttcttcttctccactcatttttgaaagtttaaggaaatatcgtgaaactaccagacggtggTGCGATCCATGAAATACCGGTGATAAAAAACCGGTACcatagcacaatgtcggaaagcgaacgaatgtctactaaaaatatcatgttttttttttcaatcaatcttttaatgcgcccctccctcattgtaatcccctttcctctcatggaggttgaaactttaaatgaggatgattatggtggctaaaaatgaagATAAAACATACAAAcgatattttatcaaatttcaactattttaggttgtattagcccttttaggtggaataatcttttttttttaattacctaagtttttgttcgtcatggttacattgtattttaagtaggtttactagatgtgatcaataaaattaacttatattctttgataggcgatttcgaatactttgacccattctcaccccctctaagaggtgagattgggtcaattctcagtcatttgtagtttagtaagcaattcatataatgtgatactttcttgccaaactatcattaccacatagaagagtattcataccaaataaaaagttattccgacatctattgcatttgttatttaacaaacaatctttgggtaccattttttgacccattctcacccctaaCGACGGTACCACACGTTGTTTGATTCTCTGTATCCGTATATACAAGCAAGGATCCGATTCAGCTGGTTTGAAACCACTCTGCAGGAGAACTTCGTTCAGCTTTCGATTCCACATTCTCGCCGAGTGCTTCAATCCATACATGCTTTTTCGACAGACTTGACCTTCTCCGCAGTGAACTCCTGAGGGAAGCTTCATGTATACTGTTTCTTCAAGTTCTCCATGGAGGTAGGCAGTCTTCACATCCACGTGTCTTACCAGCATCTTCCTCTTGGCAGCTATGGTTAACAGCATTCTGAACGTAGCCTGCTTAGCTACCGGCGCGAAAACCTCATCATAATCCACTTCTGATCGTTGAGTGAAGCCCTGGGCTACCAAGCGGGCCTTGTACCGCATAACTCTTCCAGGATTGTCCTCTTTCTTCTTGAAGATCCATCGCGAACCAATGGCTTTCTTTCCAGCGGGTGACGTCGTAAGCTACCAAACACCGTTTTGCTTCAGTGACTTGAACTCGTCCTCCACTGctgccttccaggattctttctccGGACCACTGATGGCTTCTCGATACGTACGTGGTTCACTAGACGATTGATCCACCATTTTTCCATTCGCAGAAAACCGCTCAGGTGCCACACCTTTCGTTGAACGAGTCGATCTTCTTGGTGTTTCAGCAGTCAACTCCTCCTGCAGGATATTCATGTCCTCCTGAATTTGGCAATCCTCATCCGATTCATCATGGTCGTTTGCATCCTCATACATGCTGCAGTCATCGAAACCATAAAAATCTTCTTCATTGTCATCAGGTAGAACTGGCGCCTGGATTTCTTCTCGTCTGGTCGGTATCGGCGATAGAAAAAACTTAGCAGCATCGTTTTCCTTCTTGAGAACTTCACCAGAATTCTCCGCTGTAGCTGTGCTTGTCATCAAAAACCGTGCATCACGACTGACTACGATCTTGTTCGATTCTGTATCAATGAAACGCCACGCCTTGTGTTGATCCGAATATCCAACAAAGGTCATCTTGACTGACTTCGGCTCCAGCTTCTTCCGTTTCTGTTGAGGTACGAAAACGTATGCTTGCGATCCAAAGATTTTCAGTGGTCCAAAATCCGGTTTGGTTCCGTGCCAAATTTCAAATGGAGTCTTTTGAACAGATTTCGTCGGCAAAATATTCTGGAGGTAATTGGCAGTACTGACGGCTTCTTCCCGAATAGCGATAGTCCAATCCGCTGTCCAGTATCATACATCGTGCCATTTCCACTAACGAACGATTTTTCCTCTCTGCAACGCCGTTTTGTTGCGGCGTATACGACACGATGAACTGTTGCTTGATTCCGTTGCTTCTCAGGAACTTCTTGACTTCGTTACCGCAGTACTCACAACCTTGGTCCGACCTGACTATTCTGGGTACTCTGCCAAACTGGGTTTTCGTATACTGCACAAAATCTTTCAGCGCTtcaaatgcacaatggtccgaggaccaacattaagtggaaaaaattaataactcaaaaaccatccaagatagagtcttcatgtcttctagacatttgctcgtgagtccaagccgcgttatatgcaaaagtgtcctaaacgccaaatcttaaaatacttcatatttcagcacctaacttttttatttcaaaagatatcgaaataaaatgttctgcaaagttgaagaaggtaaaaaccccgacaactttctcgaagagcagttttttctatctcttcaatctgaggagatataacttattgaagaaataaaaagtccgaaatcggtttttttgtcatatgtcaaaaactatcattttttcaagcctactatgttcagagcaattgtacatattgccaaaatacacatttcgtcaaaagacatcaaagctgtacgatgtttctatcaaaagatataagtatttttgtacttttttaagccaatttttctagcgtaacatttgaaaaaggcgcaagtgaatctttaattttctcccaccaccggatctagtatgacaaaaactgcattttaacaaaatttggagagggtgtttttttgttttgcgttttaaatgtgatttgactatgaccatattttaggcatcaaattcacgaaaaatgacatccataatgtccgagttcaacatctactcgtgtttcaagatcacttatcttaaacattcgagtagcgatgaacccaatgttgtcttttttgttttgttttgttcctttgtgtaagtgagcaaaaatataaaacaaattccctatagtttttcgatttcttaattcatcagatatatgcatctggtgatcgtatgcaaattttaaattgaattgtggaccgtccagttttatatgtttgacatatattatgaaaggcctttgatcctaggataggatgcgacacgtagttagtcaatttcgtcaacgatcaaaatcaagtgctgccacttttctttatttcaaatttttaaaactatttaactttaacgattgaagttttgatgcatatttcgcaccgAAGCACTATTTGCAATTGCAATAGCGTAACTTGCTActaaaattgctttcaaacgcaagctctttcaattatgatgaaatctatcaaaaaatcaattgattttgcaccaaatcaatggttttaaccggtgtcaagccatgggagtcacattaggttgatttgcttttgaatgctgacatatttgaggcgataaagcttgaataaaaaaatacaatgattttaaatattggtatcaaatgctaaacctacaaactagcaacacggccaagccaacaacaaagcgatatgatcgcagcaaacggatatcaatttcgaccaatcagcgacgactGGTCTctgtttgacagcaaattggtctcaaattgactgactacgtgtcgcatcctatcctaggatcaaaggcctttcataatatatgtcaaacatataaaactggacggtccacaattcaatttaaaatttgcatacgatcaccagatgcatatatctgatgaattaagaaatcgaaaaactatagggaatttgttttatatttttgctcacttacacaaaggaacaaaacaaaacaaaaaagacaacattgggttaatcgctactcgaatgtttaagataagtgatcttgaaacacgagtagatgttgaactcggacattatggatgtcatttttcgtgaatttgatgcctaaaatacggtcatagtcaaatcacatttaaaacgcaaaacaaaaaaacaccctctccaaattttgttaaaatgcagtttttgtcatactagatccagtggtgggagaaaattaaagattcacttgcgcctttttcaaatgttacgctagaaaaattggcttaaaaaagttcaaaaatacttatatcttttgatagaaacatcgtacagctttgatgtcttctgacgaaatgtgtattttggcaatatgtacaattgctctaaaaatagtaggcttgaaaaaatgatagtttttgacatatgacaaaaaaaccgatttcggactttttatttcttcaataagttatatctcctcagattgaagagatagaaaaaactgctcttcgagaaagttgtcggggtttttaccttcttcaactttgcagaacattttatttcgatatcttttgaaataaaaaagttaggtgctgaaatatgaagtattttaagatttggcgtttaggacacttttgcatataacgcggcttggactcacgagcaaatgtctagaagacatgaagactctatcttggatggtttttgagttattaattttttccacttaatgttggtcctcggaccattgtgaaATGTCTCGGACTTCTCTCGCAACAGGTACATCGTAGAATATCGACTAAAATCGTCAATAAAGGTGAGGAAATATCGCCGCCCTCCAGGTGTAACCGTGTTCATTGGTCCACAAAGATCACTGTGAACCAGGTCCAGTATCGCGCTTGATTTTCTTTTTGAAGCTTTCGGAAACGGTAGACGTAACATCTTTCCTTGGAGACATGTTTCGCAGGTCATCTTCATTCCACAATGCCGAACCTCGATGCCACTTGCTAGCTCTCGGCG includes:
- the LOC134288794 gene encoding uncharacterized protein K02A2.6-like gives rise to the protein MKALARSHVYWPKIDDSISDYVKQCDKCATHSKTLPKVPLQSWPLAQSPWERIHIDFAGPVNGLHFLVVIDAFSKWPEISIVRSPTTAAVINFLDEVFARFGVPITIVSDNGTQFSSVQFAEFCKKNGIQHLRISPYHPQSNGQAERFVETLKTALLKINEGEKISESLQIFLQAYRTTPSRTLNGKTPSQLMIGRNMRTVLSLLQPRQPMTSIINQRQNDQFNRKHGVVPRNLQAGDAVYANVYQSNSKWKWASGVIIEVIGQVNFNILLDEWHGRRKLIRSHANQIKHRFDDQQPTKEPTEKSSLNIFVDEFGLQDNFQQNEVTTVAPTEPAPDQEVFIDATDDDEALPEMEVSLPESIQHPQPDEEASTSRPRRMIQMPSRLEPFLVFWK